The genomic DNA CCCTGGATAAACGAGCTACAAGAATTATACAGTGAAGCAGCAGTAATACACGCGAGATACATTGAAGAGCACAGCCAAACGGAAAGAAAACGAATTGAAGGCCTGAGTCGACAGGAAGCAATGCGCGCGgaacaagagaaatttcatCGATTGTTAGAGCAAATGAACGCGAAAAGGAAATCACTTTAAGCAGTCTTTGAAACCCACATGGAACACGCGCTTAGCTTAATCGAATCAATAGACAAAGGTCAAGAAAAACCGGCGGCTCTACGAAAGGCTGAAAAGGAACTTGATGTTGCACTGGCTAATTGTGACGAAATACATTATAGGGTGCTCGAGCTACTTAACAATGAAAACATAGAGCAAGAAATCGAATGGATTCGAAACATTCACGCGCGCTACACTAGTGTAAGCGCAAAGGCCGAAACGCTTATcgacaaggaaagaaaaagcgaAAGCACACAGAAGCAGAACCTACTGCAActagaaaaggtaaaaatgccGCAATTCACAGGCGACATACGCGAATATCCAAGATTTAAAACCGATTTCAACACGCAAGTCCTACCAgtaataaacaaagaaaatgcagcCTACATACTTCGATCTTGCCTAGACAAAGACGCGGCCGGCGCGGTAAAGAGTACCGATGATAACCTTGAATCACTATGGAAACGTCTGGACGAAGTGTTCGGAGACCCAGCTAAAGTAGTTGATGTCATAATGAACTCGATCCAGGTAACAAGGGTAATTACGGAGggccaaagaaaaaaactgctaGACTTTATCAACATCATTGAAAACGGCTACAGAGACCTGCAGAGACTCGggttggaaaaagaaataactacAACAAGCTCCGTGAGCATGATAGAAAAGAAATTACCAGCTGACCTGAAACGAGAATGGGCTAGACTCGTAAGTTGTGCTGATAGCAATATTGACAAGACAGACAAGTTCCCTAGCctcttgcaatttcttttggACCAAAATTCAGCGATCGAGTACGAAAACTCCGAATTACGAACGACGAACGAATACAGAGCGAAAGGATCCGCTCACTACGTGCAAAGAGAGGAAGAAATGAATGCGCAGACCCAAAGTGCAAGACGCAGATGTCTCCTGCACGACGATGCAAACCACTGGACAAGCGAATGCAAACTTTACCTCTCAAAATCagtaaaggaaaagagaaagatCCTAAAGGAAAAGGGTGCTTGCTGGTCGTGTCTAAGACGCGGTCACAGAATCCAGGATTGTAAGTCTAAAAGGGCGTGCGGCGTAAACGGCTGCGAGAAGAGACATCATAAATCGCTACATGAAGAAGTGTCAACAGACGCAATCGCCAACGTGTGTAATCAAAATATCAAACCGTGCTTACTACAGGTTCAGAAGATCTAGACGAAGAAAGGATGGGCCAATGTCTTATGGGATACCGGTGCATCACTCAGCTTCGTCACGAACAAGAAAGCAAAGTCGGAAAAGTTGAAGGGTACTAAAACAGAGTTATCCGTGGTTAAAGTCGGAGGAGTGAAGGAAAGACTCCACTTGCACAAATACAAACTTCCGTTGATCGATAAAGAAGGACACACTGTACACCTTGAAGTATACGGCATCGATAAAATAACAGCCGATATTCCCACCATTGACTAAAACTCCGTTCAACAACTGTTCAAAGATGTACCGAATGCAGGCATAGACAGACCTGTCGGTGAAGTTGACGCGCTAATCGGGTTCAATTATGCCAACTTTCATCCACAAAGAGAGCAAAGCGTAGAACATCTACTTCTGTTGAAGAACCGCTTCGGAAGATGCATTGGAGGCACACATCCAAAGGTGAAGGAAGACACAAAGCATCACGAGCTCAACAACATACAGTTCCTAAGAGAAGTCTCACCTAGCGTGGAAGACttttataaaattgaaaacctGGGAATAGAATGCAAACCGCGATGTGGAGGATGCAAATGCGGAAGATGTCCGCTTGGCAGCAAAAATTACACcctaaaagaagaaagggaactTGCCCTTATAGAAGAAAACCTAAATTATGACGAGAAAGCCAGAGAATGGATAGCGCAGTATCCATGGTTGAAAGATCCAAGTGAACTTCCGGATAACAAGAAAGCAGcaattggaaaattaatttcTACTGAAAAAAGACTATCAAGAAACACAGAGCACGCTAAGGTCTACCAGCAACAGATAGACGACATGTTAAACCGTAAAGTTGCGCGAAAACTAACGGAAGACGAATTGAAGGAGTATAAAGGCCCGATACACTACATCTCGTACCACGAAGTCTTAAAACCTGATTCAAAAACCACTCCGGTAAGGATAGTATTCAATAGTAGTGCCAATTATATGGGCCATATTTTAAATGACTACTGGGCAAAAGGACCCGACCTGCTGAACAATATCCTTGGAATACTTGTAAGGTTTCGCGAGAATCCAGTGGCATTTATCGGAGACATCAAGAAGATGTACCACACAGTAGCAACGACAACTTTAGATCATCATACACATCGATTTCTATGGCGTGACATGAACAGCAATAAAGAACCAGACACCTATGTCATACAAAGAGTTTCATTTGGCGACAAACCGTCCGGCGCGATCGCAACTGTCGCATTACGCAAAACTGCAGAGATGAGTAAAGACCGATACCCAGAGGCGACGGAAATTATTCTCACTAACACGTACATGGATGACATTATAGAGAGCGTTGACACAGAAAGCAAAGCGAAGCAACTAACAGATGATATAGAAAATCTACTAGAACAGGGAGGATTCAAGCTAAAGGAATGGATTTATTCAGGTATCCAGTCAAATAAAAATGACGAACAAGTGGTGATCGAATCTCACACGACGACAGAAAGGGTCCTCGGTGTGGTCTGGACCCCTCGAACAGATGAGTTTACATTCAAAGTGCA from Pocillopora verrucosa isolate sample1 chromosome 10, ASM3666991v2, whole genome shotgun sequence includes the following:
- the LOC136283779 gene encoding uncharacterized protein, whose translation is MEHALSLIESIDKGQEKPAALRKAEKELDVALANCDEIHYRVLELLNNENIEQEIEWIRNIHARYTSVSAKAETLIDKERKSESTQKQNLLQLEKVKMPQFTGDIREYPRFKTDFNTQVLPVINKENAAYILRSCLDKDAAGAVKSTDDNLESLWKRLDEVFGDPAKVVDVIMNSIQVTRVITEGQRKKLLDFINIIENGYRDLQRLGLEKEITTTSSVSMIEKKLPADLKREWARLVSCADSNIDKTDKFPSLLQFLLDQNSAIEYENSELRTTNEYRAKGSAHYVQREEEMNAQTQSARRRCLLHDDANHWTSECKLYLSKSVKEKRKILKEKGACWSCLRRGHRIQDYVPNAGIDRPVGEVDALIGFNYANFHPQREQSVEHLLLLKNRFGRCIGGTHPKVKEDTKHHELNNIQFLREVSPSVEDFYKIENLGIECKPRCGGCKCGRCPLGSKNYTLKEERELALIEENLNYDEKAREWIAQYPWLKDPSELPDNKKAAIGKLISTEKRLSRNTEHAKVYQQQIDDMLNRKVARKLTEDELKEYKGPIHYISYHEVLKPDSKTTPVRIVFNSSANYMGHILNDYWAKGPDLLNNILGILVRFRENPVAFIGDIKKMYHTVATTTLDHHTHRFLWRDMNSNKEPDTYVIQRVSFGDKPSGAIATVALRKTAEMSKDRYPEATEIILTNTYMDDIIESVDTESKAKQLTDDIENLLEQGGFKLKEWIYSGIQSNKNDEQVVIESHTTTERVLGVVWTPRTDEFTFKVQMTLSQRKNAHQGEQHLMAPIKRRKLRLV